The genome window GCCTCGCGTCCCGCACGTCATCAGTAGCGGCGGTAACCTCAACCTCCCGTTCTCCGCTCACCCCTCGCCGGCCCGCGACGGCCCGAGCGGTCCGGCTGGTGGAGCCCAGCGAGGGATAAGCTTCAGCACCCGCGCGGTGGACGCCAGGGACGAGGCAGCCTCCAGCTCCGCCGCGGCGGACTCTGACCTCTCCGCGCCTTACCTCTCCGTCCGCATACGATGCCGCAGGCACGACGTGGTCAGTAGTCAGTACCTCACGCCCTCCCAGCATTTCGTAGCCACTTCGATTTCTTGTCCTTCACCTCCCAGCAGTAGTTTCAGTGTCTCATGCATCTTTTTTTTCCCGAATGACATTGCGAAACAGGAAGTACTCTCCGAGGCGCTCTTGAGCTTCGGTGCTAGCTCCGTGACCGTGGATGACATTTCCGATGCTGAAAATCTCGATGAAGTGAGCATTGTACATTTTAAATTCGCATACTATTCCGTTCATATATTTAACTGCAATCGATTGGGATAATTCTAGCCCGCACAAAATGTTGATTATGCAGATCTCCATAACTTCATTATATGCTGATGGGGAAGACGTGGACTCCAGTGTAAGAAGTGCCGCGAGGTCAGCTGGTGTGAACTACAGTCCAGTGTATGAAACCTCTGTCGGGAAGCAGTGCGATTGGATAGCAACTGTGCAGGTTATGACCTAGAGATTGTATACTTTTCTTGTTCGTGACCTTTGAAGGACAATCTTGCTCCTGTTTCCTAACTGCCGCATACAGCCAACAGAAAAAATCTAATTGATTATCAGTTTTATCATATCAATACTGTATTTTCACTAAAATTTGACTTTTATAAGTATTAGTATAGCTCTAAGCTGGGTTGCGCATACTATTTATGAGGTTCATCGTGTTTAACCTTCGAGTTGGGTAAACGGTTTTTGCTTGTCAAATACAGTACTTGAAAAGATTACTCTTGTGGATGCTGCAGGAAACATACGAGTCGACTGAAGTGGCTGATGGCCTTTGGGTTGTTCCTAAATGGAGAACTCCCCCTGTATGTCTTCACATCATACTATTTTTAGTTTTTTTAGAAAGAAGATCTTGAGGAAGTTGCTAGAATTTTCTTTTCTACTACACTGAAAATCTCGCTGAGCTGACAATTTTCTCCTTATGTTTCTTCTCATCCTTTTCCATTGATAGGATCCAGAGGCCACAAACATAATCATCGATCCAGGTTTGGCTTTTGGGATGGGGGAGCACCCGACAACTAAGCTGTGCCTTCTATTTCTACGAGAAGTTATTAAAGGTGGTGAATGTGTGTTGGATTATGGAACAGGCACGGGAGTATTGGGGATTGCAGCTCTGAAGGTTCCCCATGTGTTCAGTTTTTACCTCTGACAAGTGTCATGATAAGAAGGCAGTGTTACCCTATTTCTCACTCGTTGTAGGCTTATGAATGCAGATGGGTGCTACTCAATCAACTGGGATAGATATTGACCCTCAAGCCATAGCCTCTGCTTCAGAAAACTTGTTGCTGAATGGTTTACATTCGAACCAAATGCCTGTTTATTTGGTATCAACAAATGCCCAGCCTTCATGCCTTCCAAGCTTCATCGACAA of Zea mays cultivar B73 chromosome 8, Zm-B73-REFERENCE-NAM-5.0, whole genome shotgun sequence contains these proteins:
- the LOC100384389 gene encoding uncharacterized LOC100384389, which codes for MLPSLVRARSAPLRRLVSTFSSTLAVLPRVPHVISSGGNLNLPFSAHPSPARDGPSGPAGGAQRGISFSTRAVDARDEAASSSAAADSDLSAPYLSVRIRCRRHDVEVLSEALLSFGASSVTVDDISDAENLDEISITSLYADGEDVDSSVRSAARSAGVNYSPVYETSVGKQCDWIATVQETYESTEVADGLWVVPKWRTPPDPEATNIIIDPGLAFGMGEHPTTKLCLLFLREVIKGGECVLDYGTGTGVLGIAALKMGATQSTGIDIDPQAIASASENLLLNGLHSNQMPVYLVSTNAQPSCLPSFIDKSEEHHSTNNLDLKLSRGTYDVVAANILLNPLLELVEDIVGYAKPGGIIAVSGILEEQVPKIKEVYSRYLDRILVSEMDGWACLQGTRRV